The following DNA comes from Capsicum annuum cultivar UCD-10X-F1 chromosome 7, UCD10Xv1.1, whole genome shotgun sequence.
TCGACCATACAAAGAATAGCATATTccacgagtatgtccaagcctatttcaataactacacttaggtcGAGAATAGCATACGCCGCGAGTATGTCCAAaccttttacaataactacacctaggTTGACATCTTCCAAATCGACCTCCCCCTCATTGATTTTTCATGGATTGTGACATTTGATTTTCTGATCTCCTCATTAAGGGTTCAGATTTAATCATAGGATTAAATTGAGCAAAAAAAGGCAGTCACCAGAAAATTGGTCATCACCGGAAGAAAAACATTTGCCAAAAAATTGAAATCAGTtgttgaaaaattgaatttgatcACTGGAAACTGGCTGGAATTGAGAAATAGCTAAAGGTGCAGCCTAAGAATGAAGGCGAGACCTCACTGGAAAAGGAATCTTGCCGAAAACTAGCTGGAATCAATTACACGCGCCAACGCGTGATGCGCAGATCTGAGACTTCCAGCGGCGCATGACGGGGCGTGCGACCGAAACTGAGAGTCAATCAGTGGGGGGGTTTGCTCGCCTGAGTGTTGTGCACCTCGTGGTAGTGTTGGTTTTCGCACAACATTATAAAATAGACGCGGGCTTAAGTTAGCCTTGCCAGTAGCCGTAAAATTGACAAGGTGACTGTCTGATTGAGTTTTCTTCCCAGTAAGTTTCTACCAAACCTGCTATGGTACGATGTGagaaatataatataataccacgtgagaaatattggagaaaaatATCATTGAATTGTTGTATCTACATAATTTCATTgacaccctatttatagacactacattacaatccttttccaagtagaattttgcatacTATTCGTATCACGAGTTTTAAGCTCAAGTAAGATGGTACAAGCCTTTATGAATGAATGTTACAATGGCAAAGGAATATGTAGAAGACaccttaaataaataaattttcttatgGTTAAAAGAAGTTCATTTATTTATAGTTGTGGTGTCTAGGCTATCTTGCGTGCACCTCGACTGCTACGGGATACCTACCTACCTCCCACTAACAAGTACCAGGTAAATTTGTCCCACCAAGGATTATACAAATGGACAGGAATCACCTAGTATTTATCTCCTCTGAGATTTGAACCTAAGACCTCATGGTTGTTCTCCCACTTCATCAatcactaggccacacccttggctGCAAAATAAGAAACTTCTTTTATATAACAAACATAGTACTAAATTTTTACTCATAGCAAATTTTCTCCATTCAACTTACACTTGCACAGAAATCAGGCTTTTACTTTTATACGTAGCACTTCCATAAGAGACAAATACCAGGTGAAGTAAGAAAAAGTCCCTGATCAATGCTATGCCACTCCCACTTATTTTTTGAATAACTCAAGTAGTATTTTCACGTAATGCTGGCCACTACAATATAACACAGCTTCAACTTTAAAAAGCAGTAACAATAGACGTCATCTGAAGCTGAAAAATGTACCTACTCAAAAGTGTATATCACTAAAGAATCCATGTAAACCATCGTAGAATCATACAAACTCAATGACAATGCAGTTAAACATTACAAATCGTAGTTTTAATGTCGTGCAGATCTCAAAACTCATAGATCAGGTGTCTGCACAATGTTAGAAGGCAGTAAGAAGTTAACTGAAGATCCTAGATTAGTTCTATTGTCTTTACATGTCAGAGGAGTTGGATTCTGAAAGAAGTAAAACAACCAGATATCTATTATAATCTtcatgtgaaaaaaataaaagaagatgaaACCTTCTCTCCTTACGAGAGGAACCCAACAAAAGTTAAATATCAAAAAATGTTGCATTTAATACCTGAATGAGGAACCCCATTACATCTTAGAGTGAGATTCATGATAGTTTAAACAAATGTCTTCGTAGCTTCAGTCAGATCATAACCTTTACCTAACATTTCATCCATCCATCTTCTAGCCTCAGAAAACCGGCCAACTTGTAGGAAACCGCGAACTAATATATCATAAGTCCATCGATTTGGCTCATACCCTTTATTGCAGAATCTCTCAAAATAATCGCAAGCAAGATCCATTTCACTTATGGTTAGTTTTCTCAACAGCAAATTGTAAGTGTAAACATCAAGAGGAAAACATTGCCGAATCAGTTCTTCAATTTGCAAAATATCACTCTCCAGATTACTACCACCAGAGAAAGTCTTGATCAAATCACCTAGCACTAAGCTTTGATCCTTCGTATTATGCAAGTCTCTTGAGTGCATCCAAGCACTAAAGACGCTTTGAGTTTGTAACGAGTGTAACAAAAGTAAATTGCCAATGAAGGATGAAACTCGACGACCAACTTGCATCAAGTCTTCGACCAGAAGAATAGCCTTATAATAATCTCTCCGTGAGCAAAGCAATTTAACAAGTTCCTCGTAACATTCCATACTTGGCTTCAAATGAGTTGACCTCATCTCCCAGAACATGTTCCATGCATTTTCGGGCTTGTTAGCTTTACAAAGCCCAACAATCATGGTGTTCCAAAGTTTTCTTCCTAGACTTCTTATATTGGACAAGTCACGGAAGAAATTAAAAGCATCAAcaatttttccagcttttaagtaACTTTGCAACATTAAAATGTCAGAATGCAAATCTGGTGTGATACCATTCCTCTTCATCATTTCATATACACCTCTGGCCAGGTCAGGTTTTCCAGCATGACCAGCTCCATCAATGAAGTAATTATAAACAGGGCAATTAGGTTCTCGCCGAGACAACTGAACCTCTAATAAACTGTAAAATAACTTTTCTGGATCATCCATTTGACATAAACAGCAAATAACCTCCCTGTATAATCGCCGGTCTGGACTATAACCTTTTTCTTGCATTTCCATTAACAATCTCGATGCAATATCTCCCCTACTTGACTTGTTAAAGCCATCAATCAAGTCAAAATAAGTAGTCTTGCTAGTAACCTTGTCCAATCTGCTGAGCTCTCCATGTACCAAGAATGCATCTTCCACCCTGCTGGCCCTACATAAGGCTGATATGAACTTGTTAAAGGTTGAGTCACTGGGCATGCAATTCTGGTCTAGAGAAGCAAGAACTAACTCTTTCACTCTATCAAGCTTCCCTTCTCGGCAAAGAGCATCAGCAATAATTGAAAATATCCTCCTGCCAGGGAAATGACCCTGTTGAATGGCATTCTTCAACACGATATACGCTTCATCAACACTTGCATCACCTAATAGAGTATTTATAAGATAGTTATAGGTCATACTACTTACAGAGAGGCCAAATTCTGCTCTCGAAACATACAACTCCAGGGCAACATCTGCCATCCCCACCTTACAGAAGAAGCACAAAGTTACATTCATGGTAACATCATCAGGTATTATATCTTGATCCTTCATGTCCATTAACAAGTCATAAACCTCCTCTAGCCTGTTTTCTCTTAAAAGCCGATACACTAAGCTGTTATAGCGAAAAACATCAGGAACATACCCATCAGCCAGTTTCTTGCCTTTCAAAAATTCAAGTGCCTCACTTAGATCCCCAGCCTGGGCAAGATCCTTAATCCACACACCATATGCCTGTTCCATTGGAACCAAACCAGACTCTCTAAAATCCTGCACCAAACTTGCAGCTCTTGTGAACTGCTTATTTTTACATAAAGCATCAACAAGATTAGCCACCACAATCCCACTCAATCCTACCCCTCCATTTCTCAACAACCCTCTAAGATACTCCTCAGCTCTATCGAGCTCCATTTGCTGGCAAAGACTCTTAACAAATATCGCATGTGTTATCTCACCCTCGAACCCTCTAAATTTAATCTGCTTCAAAACCATCTCAAAACCATCATAGAAACCATCCTCCGCCAAAGCATTAAGTAAAACATGATAAGCAAATGCATCCAAATCGACACCCTGAAACCGCATTCTACCAAACAGTTGGAGTGCAAGCTCGGGCTTGCCTGCCATCGCATACCCAATTACCAGAGTACTGTAAAAATGATCTTTATGGAAATACCTTTGCTTCATATAATTATCCAAGAACTCAACCATCAATGACATCAACTTAGCTTTCGATAAAATCTGGAAAATGGCATAAAAAGTAGAACGAGTATGATGAAAACCCGGTTGTCGACCCGCCCAATCGAAAAATTTCAAACACGACAAAACATCCTTGTTCTTCTCATAATTCAACACGTGAAGAACCAACGCCTCGGAGAGTCTAAGGTTGAATCGAGACAATGCAATATCAGCTGTAATATCATCTTGGGTGCGTAATATCTCAAAGATCCGATCAAAAATGGGGTTTTTTCTGGTCGCAAACCACTCTTTAAATGATAAAACGACATCTTTGGGCTGCAATTGGAAAGCTAATAAAGCATTAGAAGAAAGTGGAGTTAAGAAGGGATATGGATATGCAGGGATTGGCTTTGTGGTAGGAGGAGTATTGGTGGAGTAATATAGATAGAAAAAAAGGGTATTCTTGTCGGTGATGGATTTGGCATATGGAGGACGGTTAAAGAGGGTTCTAGTTTTCTGCCTGGCCTGTCTGATTGTCAGCAACATTTTTGATGTTTCACTATTTCTCAATCTAAGATTGTGATTGTGATAGTAGCGATGAAGTTGATAAAGCTAGTTTCATGAAGCTCCCATGGAGATAGCAAGCCCAGTAGATCGGCGGCACTGTCAAAATATTACCCTACTATTCCTCGTATTTTTCTCATTACTTTTGAGATTATGTGCAATCTATTTCATTTTCCAAAAATGTATGGAATTTGCCTTTAGGGCCAATTTGGACATCATTTTTACCCGAATGGTGTTTGATTTTTACCCTCaattttaatgttttaattttgaaaaaaattacttaataCTAAACTTATTATTATCTAAAATTTTAGTTCCTTAAAATAATTCTCTATCGCTCCAAAATATACGATACATGGGGTAAAGAATTAAGAGTgactaaaaaatttcaaaatcagcATAGGTGACTTAAGTAGAGTGACAAAAAATTAAGtgatgaaataaaaagttttgacttatgtgtgaaaattgcactcatgttttttattttacattttagaGTAATATGAAATCCTAATAACTAAAAATGGAGGGGAAAATGCACTTGCtactcttgttttctctctcttcgcttTTGGTGCATTTCTccattgttgttcattgttgctgctgtttttcttcttcatcatcatcttgttcatcatcttcttctactGTTTGTCATGCCGTTGTTGTTGTTGCCACTACTGCTACTACTAgatcaaattttatttgtatatcactagcattacttcataggtaaTTTTGGTAAGTAAAACAATGATTTTTAGTTCAATTTCTTCAACAATTTTCAATAGCTTATCTAACAGTTGTTGTATTCATTTATAACAGTTGTTGGATAGTTTCTACTACTGTTAAAGtagttccaacagataagtcatatgttgcaacagataactcatctgtttatttgttgcagcagatgaccTACCTGTTGGATTAagttactgaatctaaatataaatCCAACAGgtaagttatctattgcaacatatgtcttatttgttgcaataggtgagtcatttattgcaacagataattcatctgttggATTCGTCTTACAACAGCTGACAAAGCTAGTCCAaagtcatttgttgcaaaagatgacttacctgttggaTTAAGATTGTGAATATGTatctaacagatgagtcatctattgcaacatatgtgtcaTTTGTTGctctgttggattcatgttacaacaggTGACAATATTGGTATAGAAGCAGAAGCTAaattcaatagatgagtcatctattaggacaatgataatgataatgcgtataattttggtattgtatatactatagtattattatttatttatactatattatcattagtaattttactatactaTCTTTATTAACCTTTTTAACAAATTTCTTTAAGTACCATTAATGGAGGaatcaataacaataggagttGATTGTCATGATGAATCAAGAAAAACAATTGATTTATTTGGCATTGAAAGGATGGTGAAATGTTAGAGGATAGTGATAACAGTCTAAAGaaatattttgtatgatgattttgtgaacttaatcatcagctgtTGTGGATTAAATAGCCAATTGAAAGATTTTGTCATCAGTCACATGCACAACTCTTTTGAAAAATATAGAGTCCTACCTTTTAAGATCTTTTATGATAAGCGATCATGTTCATTTATGTGCTTATCCGAGTGATGTAGCTAATCCCATTTTAAGGGTATACATAGTAGAAAAATCGATAGAGAATTAGAATATAGAACAAGACCAACAAGGTATGTTAACCCATGAATTGGATGGTATGGACATAAATATTTTAGATGATTGGAGTGGAGATGAAGTGGAGGAGGACCAAACACCTACACCAGTTATATGAGCAATACAGTAGGTAGTTCTTAATCAACACAGTTGAGCAATCTTCAAGATGATGAAATAGATTTTTTCAAGGGATTGACATTCAAGAACCAGGAAGAACTAGTCACTTCATAGAatattgcttgcttgaaaaaagatttcaaactcaagaaggtgattaatttatatagtatgtattGTTAGATGTGCACATTCGAAGTGCAAGTGGTGGCTGAGGGCtgtgaaattcataagttctgaAAGATTCTACATTAGAACTTATGAAAAGTAACACACATATGGTTCAGACCATATTACGAGACATAAGCTGCACGCCACAACAAAGATCATCGGTAAATACTTCAAAATAAGTTTTCCTAAAGGCAAAGGCCCGTCTACAAGATATATGATCAATCAACTCTGTAATGAAATAGGTTGTAAAGTGAGTTATTAGAAGATTTATAAGGGCATGGAGATTACAAAGTCTTTGATTAGGAAAATACATGAGCATAGGTATGCAATACTTAATGTGTACCATTATATGCTTGAGCCTGTAAATTCTAGAAGTAAGCCAGTATTATAGGTTGATGAAAataaaaggttcaagtacttttttataCCCTATGAGGCTTGGATTCTTGGTATTcaataaaaaaagtcataattGTCGATGAAATATTCTTGAGGAGCAAGTATGAAGGAGTTTTGTTATCGACAGTGCCACAAGATGCAGAAAATCACATCTTTTCAGTAGCTTTTTGTGTAGTAGACAAGAAATGTGATGCCTCATATCAATATGTTGAATAAATGAGAAGCTATGTAGATGATATCGATGAGTTGCGTATAATTACTAATAGACATCCAAGTATCATAAAGATGATTTCCATTGTCTACTCTTCAGCTCATTATGGTTGTTGTATGAGGCACATGTAGAGTTTTGACTTGAAAGAGAATTTTTCATTGTCGCTCTATTTGACGAGATAAATATGAGGTTAGCAAAATTATTTCACGTGAGGCATATGGAGTTAGTCAACTCACTAGACAACTTGTTCCTTAAATGGAAAAACAAATATTAAAGTACATCAATTCAGGTAATAAGTTATTGACTCAACAAATAGCcaattacaaattcagtatcaaagatcatggtgatgttgccacggttgATTTTTAAAGAAGAACTTGCACATGTAGAGTTTTGACTTGGATAAAATACATTGTCCATATGCTATGACAATGCTTTGAGCCCAATATGGTGCACAATTTGAAAATCAGATTATGAGtactcatctccatattattcagtgaaaaaaatacataattacatattATGAGGATATTACTTTGGTGCCTCCTAAAGATTCTTGAATTGGTCCTTTAGAGATTATGGAAAGATAAATACCTCCTCTATATGTTGACCCAAGCAAACCCAGAAGAAGATGAATGAAGAGGATGCGTGAAATCAGCAAATCATTTCCAACAAGAAAAAAAGTTCTTTATATGAAAGTCGGTTGGCCACGAAAAAATTGTATGTCCGGATCGAAATGCTCCATAATAttgtaatagtaaataaattttttgttagtttagttatgaacttgataattttactgattttagttattaatatatgttatttattagataaaatatatttttatttatggttcAACAACTATTGTATGCATGGGAACAActtttgttgcaatatatgttatatctgttgcaacaaatgattaatttattgaaaataatcaaataactATACGCATTTGTTGCAGCAGAAGAAAAATATGCTTGATTATTTCCAGCATACTCTACATATGTTTGATGTGAAAAGCTTCATTAAACCATCACTAGCATGAAAAATATGTTTGATTATTTCCGGCATACTCTACATATGTTTGATGTGAAAAGCTTCATTAAACCATCACTAGCAATAAACAaagttatttaactataattagcttttaattaaaaagttcaactacaatttgaataaattatgtagtagttacaagatcaactaagtgtattatctattgcaacagattataacCAGTTGCAATAGATTATAGCAGTTGCAATAGAt
Coding sequences within:
- the LOC107877805 gene encoding pentatricopeptide repeat-containing protein At1g71210, mitochondrial, with the translated sequence MLLTIRQARQKTRTLFNRPPYAKSITDKNTLFFYLYYSTNTPPTTKPIPAYPYPFLTPLSSNALLAFQLQPKDVVLSFKEWFATRKNPIFDRIFEILRTQDDITADIALSRFNLRLSEALVLHVLNYEKNKDVLSCLKFFDWAGRQPGFHHTRSTFYAIFQILSKAKLMSLMVEFLDNYMKQRYFHKDHFYSTLVIGYAMAGKPELALQLFGRMRFQGVDLDAFAYHVLLNALAEDGFYDGFEMVLKQIKFRGFEGEITHAIFVKSLCQQMELDRAEEYLRGLLRNGGVGLSGIVVANLVDALCKNKQFTRAASLVQDFRESGLVPMEQAYGVWIKDLAQAGDLSEALEFLKGKKLADGYVPDVFRYNSLVYRLLRENRLEEVYDLLMDMKDQDIIPDDVTMNVTLCFFCKVGMADVALELYVSRAEFGLSVSSMTYNYLINTLLGDASVDEAYIVLKNAIQQGHFPGRRIFSIIADALCREGKLDRVKELVLASLDQNCMPSDSTFNKFISALCRASRVEDAFLVHGELSRLDKVTSKTTYFDLIDGFNKSSRGDIASRLLMEMQEKGYSPDRRLYREVICCLCQMDDPEKLFYSLLEVQLSRREPNCPVYNYFIDGAGHAGKPDLARGVYEMMKRNGITPDLHSDILMLQSYLKAGKIVDAFNFFRDLSNIRSLGRKLWNTMIVGLCKANKPENAWNMFWEMRSTHLKPSMECYEELVKLLCSRRDYYKAILLVEDLMQVGRRVSSFIGNLLLLHSLQTQSVFSAWMHSRDLHNTKDQSLVLGDLIKTFSGGSNLESDILQIEELIRQCFPLDVYTYNLLLRKLTISEMDLACDYFERFCNKGYEPNRWTYDILVRGFLQVGRFSEARRWMDEMLGKGYDLTEATKTFV